From a single Nymphaea colorata isolate Beijing-Zhang1983 chromosome 4, ASM883128v2, whole genome shotgun sequence genomic region:
- the LOC116252312 gene encoding hevamine-A-like, giving the protein MASSPSSASINLLLMICMLAALAGYSNGEGKIAIYWGQNGPPPIQEATLAETCETGTFSYVMIAFLNVFGKGQSPQFNLANHCPSYTSCPALASQIARCKELGVKVLLSLGGGIGSYDISSPDDAKSVADYLWNNYLGGESLTGPFGPAVLDGIDFDMEGGTPTYYGDLATNLKAYSTDDNPVLLTAAPQCPYPDYWLGAAISTGLFDIVWPQFYNNPPCQYPNVAGNQEYWNTWTTQVSTPTFFLGLPAAPNAAPSGGYVSPDELISEVLPIVKQSPKYGGIMLWSKYWDQQNGDYSQQIQGDLLEFSSLLSKVVENI; this is encoded by the coding sequence ATGGCTTCTTCTCCATCTTCCGCCTCCATAAACTTGCTCCTCATGATCTGCATGCTTGCTGCTTTGGCCGGTTACTCTAATGGAGAGGGGAAGATTGCCATCTACTGGGGTCAGAATGGCCCTCCCCCAATCCAGGAGGCAACCCTGGCAGAGACTTGCGAAACTGGGACCTTTTCCTATGTCATGATAGCCTTCCTGAACGTCTTCGGTAAAGGCCAGAGCCCACAGTTCAACCTGGCCAACCACTGCCCTAGCTACACCTCATGCCCTGCGCTGGCCAGCCAGATAGCCCGCTGCAAGGAGCTGGGAGTGAAGGTATTGCTCTCCTTGGGGGGTGGCATCGGCTCCTACGACATCTCATCACCCGATGATGCCAAGTCCGTGGCCGACTACCTCTGGAACAACTACCTCGGCGGGGAGTCGCTCACCGGCCCCTTCGGGCCGGCCGTGCTCGACGGCATCGACTTTGACATGGAGGGCGGCACCCCCACTTACTACGGCGACTTGGCCACGAACCTCAAGGCCTATAGCACTGACGACAACCCTGTCCTGTTGACAGCCGCACCTCAGTGCCCTTACCCCGACTACTGGCTGGGCGCAGCAATCAGCACGGGCTTGTTCGACATCGTGTGGCCGCAGTTCTACAACAACCCTCCTTGCCAGTATCCGAACGTTGCAGGAAATCAAGAATATTGGAATACTTGGACTACGCAGGTTTCAACTCCCACATTCTTCCTGGGGCTTCCTGCTGCGCCCAATGCTGCTCCTTCCGGTGGTTACGTCTCCCCGGATGAGCTCATCTCTGAGGTGCTTCCCATTGTAAagcaatcaccaaaatatggagggATCATGCTGTGGAGCAAGTACTGGGACCAGCAAAATGGGGACTATAGCCAGCAAATCCAGGGTGACCTTCTAGAGTTCAGCTCCCTACTTTCTAAAGTAGTAGAAAATATCTAA
- the LOC116253267 gene encoding hevamine-A-like: MASSPPSASMKLLLMIGILAVSVGYSNGDGKIAIYWGQNVQNEIQEVSLAETCETGTFSYVVIAFLNVFGNGKNPQFDLSNHCPSYTSCPELAPQIARCKELGVKLLLSLGGGGSGFNITSAEDAKSVADYLWLNFLAGESYTGPFGPAVLDGIDFDMLGAGTTTYYPDFATYLKDYATDDHPVLLTAAPQCFYPDYWLGSAISTGLFDIVWPQFYDNSPCHYPNMAGLEEYWNIWTTRVTTPTFFLGLPAAPEAAPSGGYIPPENLIFDVLPIVRGLPKYGGILLWNKYYDQLNGNYSDHIKCYVREFNSLLSYVIGRPDLPK, from the coding sequence ATGGCTTCTTCTCCACCTTCCGCCTCCATGAAACTGCTCCTTATGATTGGCATTCTTGCTGTCTCCGTCGGTTACTCTAACGGCGATGGGAAGATTGCCATCTACTGGGGTCAGAATGTCCAAAACGAAATTCAGGAAGTGTCCTTGGCTGAGACCTGCGAAACTGGGACCTTTTCTTATGTGGTGATAGCTTTCCTCAACGTCTTTGGGAATGGCAAGAACCCACAGTTCGACCTCTCCAACCACTGCCCCAGCTACACCTCATGCCCTGAGCTGGCCCCTCAGATTGCCCGCTGCAAGGAGTTGGGAGTGAAGCTCCTGCTCTCCTTGGGTGGAGGAGGCAGCGGCTTCAACATCACGTCGGCGGAGGACGCTAAGTCCGTGGCCGACTATCTATGGTTGAACTTCCTCGCTGGGGAGTCGTACACCGGCCCCTTCGGGCCTGCCGTGCTCGATGGCATCGACTTCGACATGCTGGGCGCCGGCACCACAACTTACTACCCCGACTTCGCCACGTACCTCAAGGACTACGCAACCGACGACCACCCCGTCCTGTTGACGGCAGCACCTCAGTGCTTTTACCCCGACTACTGGCTGGGCTCAGCAATCAGCACCGGCTTGTTTGACATCGTGTGGCCGCAGTTCTACGACAACTCTCCCTGCCACTACCCAAACATGGCAGGGCTGGAAGAATATTGGAACATTTGGACTACGCGGGTCACAACTCCCACATTCTTCCTTGGCCTCCCAGCTGCGCCGGAGGCAGCTCCCAGCGGTGGTTATATCCCGCCGGAAAACCTCATCTTCGACGTGCTTCCTATTGTAAGGGGTTTACCAAAATATGGAGGGATATTGCTGTGGAACAAGTACTACGACCAGTTAAACGGGAACTACAGCGACCACATCAAGTGTTACGTTCGAGAATTCAACTCCCTACTTTCTTATGTAATAGGAAGACCTGATCTCCCTAAATAA